The following are from one region of the Nicotiana tomentosiformis chromosome 7, ASM39032v3, whole genome shotgun sequence genome:
- the LOC104120742 gene encoding serine carboxypeptidase-like 50, with product MESRPKPLPLLMLFYCLLSSAIITVLSSFPKEALPTKSGYLTVNSTTGSAIFYTFYEAQKPSTKLPLSETPILIWLQGGPGCSSMLGNFYELGPYRVSSSFRQNVEHLSLEPNPGSWNRIFGLLFLDNPIGTGFSIASTPDEIPRNQHDVAKHLFKATREFVALDPLFKTRPIYLTGESYAGKYVPAFGYYTVKKNAGLPKSRQLNLAGVAIGNGLTDPDTQVGTHALSAYYSGLINEKQKTQLESLQKEAIRLTKNGNWSAATSARSRVLGMLTNMTGLATLYDFRRLKPYEDELVAKFLSNVDIKRALKANDSIAFEVCSDSVGKALHEDVMKSVKYMVEFLVKNTKVLLYQGQCDLRDGVVSTEAWMKKMKWDEIDKFLEAERKVWRVNDGLAGYVQKWESLSHVVVMNAGHLVPTDQAVNSQVMIEDWVLEKGLFATGQIKQKPRNIDSRR from the coding sequence ATGGAGTCCAGACCAAAACCACTGCCCCTCCTTATGCTCTTCTATTGCTTATTATCATCAGCAATAATAACTGTGCTATCTTCCTTTCCCAAAGAAGCCCTGCCAACAAAATCAGGTTACCTCACAGTTAACTCAACAACTGGCTCAGCCATTTTTTACACTTTCTATGAAGCCCAAAAACCCAGCACAAAACTCCCTCTTTCTGAAACCCCAATTCTCATTTGGCTCCAAGGTGGTCCTGGTTGCTCTTCTATGCTTGGAAACTTCTATGAACTTGGTCCTTACCGTGTATCGTCTTCTTTCAGGCAAAACGTCGAACATCTTTCGCTCGAACCTAATCCTGGTTCTTGGAATCGAATATTTGGGCTCCTTTTTCTTGATAATCCTATTGGAACTGGATTTAGTATTGCTTCGACTCCTGATGAGATACCAAGAAACCAACATGATGTTGCTAAACACCTTTTTAAAGCTACAAGAGAGTTTGTTGCATTAGATCCTTTGTTTAAGACGCGTCCGATTTACTTAACCGGTGAAAGTTATGCTGGTAAATATGTGCCAGCATTTGGGTACTATACAGTGAAAAAGAATGCGGGTTTGCCTAAATCAAGACAGTTGAATTTAGCTGGTGTCGCGATTGGGAATGGATTGACTGACCCCGATACTCAAGTGGGCACTCATGCTTTGAGTGCTTATTATTCCGGATTGATCAATGAGAAGCAAAAGACACAATTGGAATCGCTTCAAAAGGAAGCGATTCGACTTACCAAAAATGGCAATTGGAGCGCGGCAACGAGTGCTAGATCGAGGGTGTTAGGGATGTTGACGAATATGACGGGGCTTGCCACTTTATATGATTTTAGGAGGCTAAAGCCTTATGAAGATGAATTGGTGGCTAAATTTTTAAGCAATGTAGATATCAAGAGGGCTCTAAAAGCAAATGATTCGATAGCTTTTGAAGTATGCAGTGATTCAGTAGGCAAAGCATTGCACGAGGACGTGATGAAAAGCGTGAAGTACATGGTGGAGTTCTTGGTTAAGAATACTAAGGTGTTGTTATACCAGGGACAGTGTGATTTGAGAGATGGAGTGGTGTCGACTGAGGcatggatgaagaagatgaagtGGGACGAAATTGATAAGTTTTTGGAGGCGGAGCGGAAGGTTTGGAGAGTGAATGACGGGCTTGCTGGATATGTGCAAAAGTGGGAGAGTTTGAGCCATGTTGTGGTAATGAACGCAGGGCATCTTGTGCCTACTGATCAAGCAGTGAATTCTCAGGTGATGATTGAAGATTGGGTATTGGAAAAGGGATTGTTTGCCACGGGTCAGATTAAGCAAAAGCCAAGAAATATTG
- the LOC104120743 gene encoding serine carboxypeptidase-like 50 isoform X1, producing MESRPKPFPPLILMLFYCLTSAIITVQSSFPKEALPTKSGYLTVNSTTGSAIFYTFYEAQKPSTKLPLSETPILIWLQGGPGCSSMLGNFYELGPYCVSSSFRQNVEHLSLEPNPGSWNRIFGLLFLDNPIGTGFSIASTPDEIPRNQHDVAKHLFKATREFVALDPLFKTRPIYLTGESYAGKYVPAFGYYTLKKNAVLPKSRRLNLAGVAIGNGLTDPDTQVGTHALSAYYSGLINEKQKTQLESLQKEAIQLTKNGNWSAATSARSRVLGMLTNMTGLATLYDFRRLKPYEDELVAKFLSNVDIKRALKANDSIAFEVCSDSVGKALHEDVMKSVKYMVEFLVKNTKVLLYQGQCDLRDGVVSTEAWMKKMKWDGIEKFLEAERKVWRVNDGLAGYVQKLESLSHVVVMNAGHLVPTDQAVNSQVMIEDWVLEKGLFATGQIKQKPRNIWELFSLISSFNTLEEISGFATASHWIQE from the exons ATGGAGTCCAGACCAAAACCATTTCCCCCCCTTATCCTTATGCTCTTCTATTGCTTAACATCAGCAATAATAACTGTACAATCTTCCTTTCCCAAAGAAGCCCTGCCAACAAAATCAGGTTACCTCACAGTTAACTCAACAACTGGCTCAGCCATTTTTTACACTTTCTATGAAGCCCAAAAACCCAGCACAAAACTCCCTCTTTCTGAAACCCCAATTCTCATTTGGCTCCAAGGTGGTCCTGGTTGCTCTTCTATGCTTGGAAACTTCTATGAACTTGGTCCTTACTGTGTATCGTCTTCTTTCAGGCAAAACGTCGAACATCTTTCGCTCGAACCTAATCCTGGTTCTTGGAATCGAATATTTGGGCTCCTTTTTCTTGATAATCCTATTGGAACTGGATTTAGTATTGCTTCGACTCCTGATGAGATACCAAGAAACCAACATGATGTTGCTAAACACCTTTTTAAAGCTACAAGAGAGTTTGTTGCATTAGATCCTTTGTTTAAGACGCGTCCGATTTACTTAACTGGTGAAAGTTATGCTGGTAAATATGTGCCAGCATTTGGGTACTATACACTGAAAAAGAATGCGGTTTTGCCTAAATCAAGACGGTTGAATTTAGCTGGTGTCGCGATTGGGAATGGATTGACTGACCCCGATACTCAAGTGGGCACTCATGCTTTGAGTGCTTATTATTCCGGATTGATCAATGAGAAGCAAAAGACACAATTGGAATCGCTTCAAAAGGAAGCGATTCAACTTACCAAAAATGGCAATTGGAGCGCTGCAACGAGTGCTAGATCGAGGGTGTTAGGGATGTTGACGAATATGACGGGGCTTGCCACTTTATATGATTTTAGGAGGCTAAAGCCTTATGAAGATGAATTGGTGGCTAAATTTTTAAGCAATGTAGATATCAAGAGGGCTCTAAAAGCAAATGATTCGATAGCTTTTGAAGTATGCAGTGATTCAGTAGGCAAAGCATTGCACGAGGACGTGATGAAAAGCGTGAAGTACATGGTGGAGTTCTTGGTTAAGAATACTAAGGTGTTGTTATACCAGGGACAGTGTGATTTGAGAGATGGAGTGGTGTCGACTGAGGcatggatgaagaagatgaagtGGGACGGAATTGAAAAGTTTTTGGAGGCGGAGCGGAAGGTTTGGAGAGTGAATGACGGGCTTGCTGGATATGTGCAAAAGTTGGAGAGTTTGAGCCATGTTGTGGTAATGAACGCAGGGCATCTTGTGCCTACTGATCAGGCAGTGAACTCTCAGGTGATGATTGAAGATTGGGTATTGGAAAAGGGATTGTTTGCCACGGGTCAGATTAAGCAAAAGCCAAGAAATATTTG GGAACTTTTTTcacttatttcaagttttaacacCCTTGAGGAAATTTCTGGCTTTGCTACTGCCAGCCATTGGATCCAAGAATAG
- the LOC104120743 gene encoding serine carboxypeptidase-like 50 isoform X2, producing MESRPKPFPPLILMLFYCLTSAIITVQSSFPKEALPTKSGYLTVNSTTGSAIFYTFYEAQKPSTKLPLSETPILIWLQGGPGCSSMLGNFYELGPYCVSSSFRQNVEHLSLEPNPGSWNRIFGLLFLDNPIGTGFSIASTPDEIPRNQHDVAKHLFKATREFVALDPLFKTRPIYLTGESYAGKYVPAFGYYTLKKNAVLPKSRRLNLAGVAIGNGLTDPDTQVGTHALSAYYSGLINEKQKTQLESLQKEAIQLTKNGNWSAATSARSRVLGMLTNMTGLATLYDFRRLKPYEDELVAKFLSNVDIKRALKANDSIAFEVCSDSVGKALHEDVMKSVKYMVEFLVKNTKVLLYQGQCDLRDGVVSTEAWMKKMKWDGIEKFLEAERKVWRVNDGLAGYVQKLESLSHVVVMNAGHLVPTDQAVNSQVMIEDWVLEKGLFATGQIKQKPRNI from the exons ATGGAGTCCAGACCAAAACCATTTCCCCCCCTTATCCTTATGCTCTTCTATTGCTTAACATCAGCAATAATAACTGTACAATCTTCCTTTCCCAAAGAAGCCCTGCCAACAAAATCAGGTTACCTCACAGTTAACTCAACAACTGGCTCAGCCATTTTTTACACTTTCTATGAAGCCCAAAAACCCAGCACAAAACTCCCTCTTTCTGAAACCCCAATTCTCATTTGGCTCCAAGGTGGTCCTGGTTGCTCTTCTATGCTTGGAAACTTCTATGAACTTGGTCCTTACTGTGTATCGTCTTCTTTCAGGCAAAACGTCGAACATCTTTCGCTCGAACCTAATCCTGGTTCTTGGAATCGAATATTTGGGCTCCTTTTTCTTGATAATCCTATTGGAACTGGATTTAGTATTGCTTCGACTCCTGATGAGATACCAAGAAACCAACATGATGTTGCTAAACACCTTTTTAAAGCTACAAGAGAGTTTGTTGCATTAGATCCTTTGTTTAAGACGCGTCCGATTTACTTAACTGGTGAAAGTTATGCTGGTAAATATGTGCCAGCATTTGGGTACTATACACTGAAAAAGAATGCGGTTTTGCCTAAATCAAGACGGTTGAATTTAGCTGGTGTCGCGATTGGGAATGGATTGACTGACCCCGATACTCAAGTGGGCACTCATGCTTTGAGTGCTTATTATTCCGGATTGATCAATGAGAAGCAAAAGACACAATTGGAATCGCTTCAAAAGGAAGCGATTCAACTTACCAAAAATGGCAATTGGAGCGCTGCAACGAGTGCTAGATCGAGGGTGTTAGGGATGTTGACGAATATGACGGGGCTTGCCACTTTATATGATTTTAGGAGGCTAAAGCCTTATGAAGATGAATTGGTGGCTAAATTTTTAAGCAATGTAGATATCAAGAGGGCTCTAAAAGCAAATGATTCGATAGCTTTTGAAGTATGCAGTGATTCAGTAGGCAAAGCATTGCACGAGGACGTGATGAAAAGCGTGAAGTACATGGTGGAGTTCTTGGTTAAGAATACTAAGGTGTTGTTATACCAGGGACAGTGTGATTTGAGAGATGGAGTGGTGTCGACTGAGGcatggatgaagaagatgaagtGGGACGGAATTGAAAAGTTTTTGGAGGCGGAGCGGAAGGTTTGGAGAGTGAATGACGGGCTTGCTGGATATGTGCAAAAGTTGGAGAGTTTGAGCCATGTTGTGGTAATGAACGCAGGGCATCTTGTGCCTACTGATCAGGCAGTGAACTCTCAGGTGATGATTGAAGATTGGGTATTGGAAAAGGGATTGTTTGCCACGGGTCAGATTAAGCAAAAGCCAAGAAATATTTG A